A stretch of the Kushneria konosiri genome encodes the following:
- a CDS encoding D-amino-acid transaminase: MSRTVYVNGRYVPESEASVSVFDRGFLFADGIYEVTAVLKGRLVDFEGHAARLHRSLNELNMHLSLNDNALRDIHRQLIDKNALQEGLVYLQVTRGAADRDFAYPEAQTPATVVAFTQQKAIIDSPLAERGLKVISLPDMRWGRRDIKTVQLLYPSMAKMEAKKRGADDAWLVESGLVTEGSSSNAWIVDHDNTLITRELSRSLLHGITRRTVMQLAKAHDMKVEERGFTIKEAQNAREAFMTSATSLVYPVVSIDQRPVGEGQPGEITRALRRLYIEASLEAMDAGQA; this comes from the coding sequence ATGTCACGAACAGTCTACGTCAACGGTCGGTACGTACCCGAAAGTGAAGCCAGCGTTTCAGTCTTTGATCGCGGCTTTCTGTTTGCCGACGGTATCTATGAGGTCACAGCCGTGCTCAAGGGCCGGCTGGTGGATTTCGAAGGGCATGCCGCGCGTCTGCATCGCTCGCTCAATGAGCTGAACATGCATCTCTCACTCAACGATAATGCCCTGCGCGATATCCATCGTCAGCTCATTGATAAAAATGCCCTTCAGGAAGGACTGGTGTACCTGCAGGTGACCCGTGGTGCGGCCGACCGTGACTTTGCCTACCCCGAGGCGCAGACGCCGGCTACGGTTGTGGCGTTTACCCAGCAAAAGGCCATCATCGACAGCCCGCTGGCCGAGCGAGGGCTCAAGGTGATCTCCTTGCCCGACATGCGGTGGGGACGTCGCGATATCAAGACCGTTCAGTTGCTGTACCCGTCCATGGCCAAGATGGAGGCCAAAAAGCGCGGCGCCGATGATGCCTGGCTGGTGGAGTCGGGGCTGGTCACGGAAGGCTCTTCCAGCAATGCCTGGATCGTTGATCATGACAACACGCTGATCACTCGCGAGCTGTCGCGTTCACTGTTGCATGGCATCACCCGCCGTACCGTCATGCAGCTTGCCAAAGCGCACGACATGAAGGTCGAGGAGCGCGGGTTTACCATCAAGGAGGCACAAAATGCCCGGGAGGCTTTCATGACCTCGGCCACATCGCTGGTGTATCCGGTGGTGTCCATTGATCAGCGTCCTGTTGGAGAAGGGCAGCCGGGAGAGATCACCAGAGCCCTGCGTCGTCTTTATATCGAAGCAAGCCTTGAGGCGATGGATGCCGGACAGGCCTGA
- a CDS encoding GAF domain-containing protein: protein MAKDDEGWVEEKEKKRLAALNVLGMLYTPREERFDAITRLIASHFDVPIAMISLVGDRQVWLKSEVGLTGIEEVPREISFCDQAIREPQILVVEDATLDERFKDSPLVTGEAGLRFYAGAVIHASQREPMGAVCIIDRKPRQMSYRDRRQLIDFAAYARREMSRADAEMQDIPSVQTSRE, encoded by the coding sequence ATGGCGAAAGACGATGAAGGTTGGGTAGAGGAGAAGGAGAAGAAGCGACTGGCGGCATTGAATGTGCTTGGAATGTTGTATACCCCGCGCGAAGAGCGCTTTGATGCCATTACACGCCTTATAGCGAGCCACTTTGATGTGCCGATCGCGATGATCTCGCTGGTCGGCGACAGACAGGTCTGGCTCAAGTCGGAAGTCGGTCTGACAGGGATTGAAGAGGTGCCTCGTGAGATCTCCTTTTGCGATCAGGCGATCAGGGAGCCGCAAATTCTGGTGGTTGAAGATGCCACGCTGGATGAGCGTTTCAAGGACAGCCCGCTCGTGACCGGAGAGGCCGGCCTGCGGTTTTATGCGGGCGCGGTGATTCATGCATCGCAGCGAGAGCCGATGGGCGCTGTTTGTATTATCGATCGCAAGCCGCGCCAGATGAGCTATCGGGACAGGCGACAGCTGATCGATTTTGCAGCTTATGCCAGGCGTGAAATGTCCAGGGCCGATGCCGAGATGCAGGACATCCCTTCAGTACAGACATCAAGGGAATAA
- a CDS encoding MBL fold metallo-hydrolase: MSDSLFPDQQPANVHHLRVGEIVVTTLMDAYMQGSLELIQHVDASRAEALQAQSLRPNPPRITLNAYLLHIGDQRVLVDTGYGALASGEGARLSQGLSDIGILPDAIDVILITHLHPDHIGGLITASDQPAFANARILVPGEELDFWQQPAPDDASDMFAQQFDVAHRVLEINRDRIERLDGDQVMEGVTRVALPGHTPGHSGYLIESGSERLLLWGDIVHLPQIQLPEPGAGVLFDVDGQQAMATRKDILARVVREKIMIAGHHLDFPGIGHIVEDTQGYRFLPHVWSPTL, translated from the coding sequence GTGAGCGATAGCCTGTTTCCCGATCAGCAGCCTGCCAATGTTCATCATCTACGCGTCGGCGAGATCGTCGTCACTACCCTGATGGATGCCTATATGCAGGGATCACTGGAGCTGATCCAGCACGTTGATGCCTCGCGCGCCGAAGCGCTTCAGGCCCAGAGTCTGCGACCCAACCCGCCTCGCATCACGCTCAATGCCTATCTGCTGCACATTGGCGATCAGCGCGTGCTGGTGGATACCGGTTATGGCGCGCTGGCCAGTGGCGAAGGGGCTCGCCTGTCACAGGGCCTGAGCGATATCGGCATCCTGCCTGATGCCATCGATGTCATCCTGATCACACACCTGCACCCGGACCATATTGGTGGTCTGATCACCGCCAGCGATCAGCCGGCGTTTGCCAATGCCCGCATTCTGGTGCCGGGGGAGGAACTGGACTTCTGGCAGCAGCCAGCGCCCGATGATGCTTCGGACATGTTCGCCCAGCAATTCGACGTGGCGCATCGTGTGCTCGAGATCAATCGCGACCGTATCGAGCGCCTCGATGGTGATCAGGTCATGGAGGGTGTGACCCGCGTCGCGCTGCCCGGGCATACACCGGGACACAGTGGCTACCTGATTGAATCCGGCAGTGAGCGACTGCTGTTGTGGGGGGATATCGTGCATCTGCCACAGATTCAGCTGCCAGAGCCCGGTGCCGGTGTGCTTTTTGACGTGGATGGCCAACAGGCCATGGCCACACGAAAGGACATTCTTGCGCGTGTGGTCCGGGAGAAGATCATGATCGCCGGTCACCATCTGGATTTCCCCGGCATTGGCCATATCGTGGAAGACACGCAGGGCTATCGCTTTTTGCCTCACGTCTGGTCGCCCACACTCTGA
- the ispB gene encoding octaprenyl diphosphate synthase: MEDFAAVDRTIRAQLASHVPLIETIGNYIIESGGKRVRPLLALLSARALGYEGQQHITLAALIEFMHTSTLLHDDVVDESHMRRGRATANDTWGNAPSVLVGDFLYSRSFEMMVEVGSMPIMAVLSNATSIIAEGEVLQLTNIGNADIDESAYFDTIQGKTAMLFEAASHTGALVAGGSEAQIEALKLYGRYLGLAFQLIDDLLDYQGDASEMGKNVGDDLAEGKPTLPLIRAMAVGSPAQANVVRRAISEGGLSYLDEVLAIVRDTGALEYTRARAHEMVDRALEQLATLPPSPYRESLELLVRQAVDRHS; encoded by the coding sequence ATGGAAGACTTTGCAGCTGTTGACCGCACCATTCGCGCGCAGCTTGCCTCCCATGTCCCCCTGATCGAAACGATCGGCAACTACATCATCGAAAGCGGTGGCAAGCGCGTTCGCCCATTGCTGGCCCTTCTATCGGCCAGAGCACTGGGATATGAAGGTCAACAGCACATTACGCTGGCCGCCCTGATCGAGTTCATGCACACCTCGACACTCCTGCACGACGATGTCGTGGATGAGTCCCATATGCGTCGCGGCCGCGCTACGGCCAACGACACCTGGGGCAATGCCCCGTCGGTGCTGGTGGGTGATTTTCTCTATTCACGCTCGTTTGAAATGATGGTCGAGGTGGGCTCCATGCCCATCATGGCGGTACTTTCCAACGCGACCTCCATCATCGCGGAAGGCGAAGTCCTGCAGCTGACCAATATCGGCAACGCCGACATCGATGAATCTGCCTACTTTGATACCATTCAGGGCAAGACAGCGATGCTGTTCGAGGCGGCCTCCCATACCGGCGCTCTGGTCGCTGGCGGCAGCGAAGCGCAGATCGAGGCCCTCAAGCTCTATGGTCGCTATCTGGGACTGGCATTTCAGCTCATCGACGATCTGCTGGACTATCAGGGCGATGCCAGCGAAATGGGCAAGAACGTGGGTGATGACCTGGCCGAGGGCAAGCCGACACTGCCCCTGATTCGTGCCATGGCCGTGGGCAGCCCGGCACAGGCCAACGTGGTTCGTCGTGCCATCAGCGAAGGCGGACTGTCCTATCTGGACGAAGTGCTGGCCATTGTGCGTGATACCGGTGCGCTGGAATACACACGAGCGCGTGCTCACGAGATGGTGGATCGCGCGCTCGAGCAGCTCGCAACGCTGCCACCGTCACCCTATCGCGAAAGTCTGGAACTGCTGGTGCGCCAGGCCGTGGATCGCCACTCCTGA
- the rplU gene encoding 50S ribosomal protein L21, which translates to MYAVIKSGGKQYRVQEGQRIKLEKLDAATGDSIDFDQVLMVGGDDVKIGAPLVSGAVVKAEVVSHGRGEKVHILKFRRRKHSMKRQGHRQWYTEVKITGITA; encoded by the coding sequence ATGTACGCAGTAATCAAGAGCGGCGGCAAGCAGTATCGCGTTCAGGAAGGCCAGCGCATCAAGCTGGAAAAGCTGGATGCGGCCACTGGTGACAGCATCGATTTCGATCAGGTGCTGATGGTCGGCGGTGACGACGTCAAGATCGGTGCACCGCTGGTGTCGGGCGCTGTTGTCAAGGCAGAGGTCGTCTCTCACGGCCGCGGCGAGAAGGTTCATATCCTCAAGTTCCGTCGCCGCAAGCACAGCATGAAGCGTCAGGGCCACCGTCAGTGGTACACTGAAGTCAAAATCACCGGGATTACTGCGTAA
- the rpmA gene encoding 50S ribosomal protein L27 yields the protein MAHKKAAGSTRNGRDSESKRLGVKLFGGQEASAGSIIVRQRGTRFHAGEGVGVGRDFTLFALRDGQVKFETKGPKKRKHVSIVSA from the coding sequence ATGGCTCACAAGAAGGCCGCAGGTAGTACTCGTAACGGTCGCGATTCCGAGTCCAAACGTCTCGGCGTCAAGCTCTTCGGTGGTCAGGAAGCCTCTGCCGGCAGCATCATCGTTCGCCAGCGTGGCACTCGTTTCCACGCCGGTGAAGGCGTCGGCGTCGGTCGTGACTTCACTCTGTTCGCGCTTCGCGACGGTCAGGTGAAGTTCGAGACCAAGGGTCCGAAAAAGCGCAAGCACGTCAGCATCGTCTCCGCCTGA
- the cgtA gene encoding Obg family GTPase CgtA: protein MQFVDEASITVEAGNGGSGCVSFRREKFVPRGGPDGGDGGHGGSVILVGDESLNTLIDFKFQRFHKAPNGQPGRGSQMNGRKGEDLIVQVPVGTTVIDVETLEVIGDITAVGQELKVAQGGRRGLGNVHFKSSTNRTPRQSVPSGDGERRELRLELKLMADVGLLGMPNAGKSTLIRSVSAARPKVADYPFTTLVPNLGVVKLGMHEHFVMADVPGLIEGAADGAGLGLRFLKHLTRTRLLLHVIDVAPFDESDPVESAEKIIHELEQYSPTLAESPRWLVLNKCDLVDDDTRETMLERIVERLSWEGPIFRISAIAGQGTDELVRAVHRWLVEQRRLEQEDEDFAARTRAVRERMEAEAVARTEARMAFMAGRKRRDEDNSDDDDFDDDDFDVEVEYQP, encoded by the coding sequence ATGCAGTTCGTCGATGAAGCCTCGATCACGGTGGAAGCCGGTAACGGTGGCAGTGGCTGCGTAAGTTTTCGCCGCGAGAAATTCGTGCCGCGTGGCGGGCCGGATGGCGGTGATGGCGGTCACGGCGGCAGTGTCATTCTGGTCGGTGACGAGTCGCTCAATACGCTGATTGATTTCAAGTTTCAGCGCTTTCACAAGGCGCCCAACGGCCAGCCCGGTCGCGGCAGTCAGATGAATGGCCGCAAGGGTGAGGATCTGATCGTGCAGGTACCGGTGGGCACGACCGTGATCGACGTCGAGACCCTTGAAGTCATCGGGGACATCACGGCCGTGGGTCAGGAGCTCAAGGTGGCACAGGGCGGTCGCCGCGGACTGGGCAATGTGCATTTCAAGTCCTCGACCAATCGGACGCCACGTCAGAGTGTGCCGTCAGGGGACGGCGAGCGTCGCGAACTGCGTCTTGAGCTCAAGCTGATGGCCGATGTTGGTCTGCTGGGCATGCCCAATGCCGGCAAGTCGACGCTGATTCGCTCCGTCTCGGCGGCGCGCCCCAAGGTGGCGGATTACCCTTTCACTACGCTGGTGCCCAATCTGGGCGTGGTCAAGCTGGGGATGCATGAGCACTTCGTCATGGCCGATGTGCCCGGGCTGATCGAGGGTGCCGCCGATGGGGCCGGGCTCGGACTTCGCTTTCTCAAGCATCTGACCCGTACGCGCCTTCTGCTGCATGTCATTGATGTGGCACCCTTTGATGAAAGTGATCCGGTCGAGTCGGCCGAAAAGATCATTCACGAGCTTGAGCAGTACTCTCCGACGCTGGCTGAAAGCCCGCGCTGGCTGGTGCTCAACAAGTGCGATCTGGTCGATGATGATACGCGTGAAACGATGCTTGAGCGCATCGTCGAGCGACTGAGCTGGGAAGGGCCGATCTTTCGCATCTCTGCGATTGCCGGGCAGGGGACCGATGAGCTGGTTCGGGCCGTACATCGCTGGCTGGTTGAGCAGCGCCGCCTCGAACAGGAAGACGAGGATTTTGCCGCCCGCACACGTGCCGTACGCGAACGCATGGAAGCCGAGGCCGTTGCCCGCACCGAGGCGCGCATGGCGTTCATGGCCGGGCGCAAGCGCCGCGATGAAGATAATAGTGACGATGACGACTTTGACGACGATGATTTCGATGTCGAAGTGGAATATCAGCCCTGA
- the proB gene encoding glutamate 5-kinase gives MEQAVAGSRSHTTRLRRVVVKIGSALLTNDGRGLDEAAIGGWVDQLAELHRRGVEVVLVSSGAVAEGMVRLGWQVRPSALHDLQAAAAVGQTGLVRSYEDNFARFDIRTAQILLTHDDLSNRKRYLNARSALRTLIGLGVVPIVNENDTVVTDEIRFGDNDTLGALVVNLLEADALIILTDQEGLYNADPRKDADAQLISEGKADDPRWVAVAGDGGKLGRGGMATKIRAARLAARSGALTLIASGRQPKVLSRLLEGEEVGTLLMPEHAPMTARKRWLAGQLQVRGTLTLDRGAVARVRQRGSSLLPVGVTAVEGNFRRGDMVLCVDGDGEPIAKGLANYDAQDTSRILGVPTHDIVAHLGYIEAPELIHRDNMVILHDP, from the coding sequence ATGGAGCAGGCAGTAGCGGGCAGTCGCAGTCACACAACCCGACTGCGGCGCGTGGTGGTCAAGATTGGCAGTGCGCTGCTGACCAACGATGGGCGCGGGCTCGATGAGGCGGCCATCGGTGGTTGGGTGGATCAGCTTGCCGAGCTGCACAGGCGTGGCGTTGAAGTGGTGCTGGTCTCCTCCGGTGCCGTGGCGGAAGGCATGGTCAGATTGGGGTGGCAGGTGCGCCCGAGTGCGCTACATGATCTTCAGGCTGCTGCCGCCGTGGGGCAGACCGGGCTGGTGCGCAGCTATGAGGATAACTTTGCCCGGTTCGACATTCGCACCGCGCAGATTCTGCTGACCCATGATGACCTTTCCAATCGCAAGCGCTATCTCAATGCGCGTTCGGCGCTGCGCACCCTGATCGGTCTGGGTGTGGTGCCTATCGTCAACGAAAACGATACGGTCGTCACCGATGAGATCCGCTTTGGCGACAATGACACCCTGGGTGCGCTGGTGGTCAATCTGCTGGAAGCCGATGCGTTGATCATTCTGACCGATCAGGAAGGCCTTTATAACGCCGATCCACGCAAGGACGCCGATGCCCAGCTGATCAGCGAAGGCAAGGCCGACGATCCGCGTTGGGTGGCCGTGGCCGGTGACGGCGGCAAGCTGGGGCGAGGGGGCATGGCGACCAAGATTCGTGCCGCCCGTCTGGCGGCGCGCTCCGGCGCCCTTACCCTGATTGCCAGCGGGCGCCAGCCAAAGGTGCTGTCTCGCCTGCTGGAGGGCGAAGAGGTCGGTACGCTGTTGATGCCGGAGCATGCGCCAATGACGGCGCGAAAGCGCTGGCTGGCCGGCCAGCTTCAGGTGCGCGGCACGCTGACGCTGGATCGGGGCGCCGTGGCGCGCGTTCGCCAGCGCGGCTCGAGTCTGTTGCCGGTGGGCGTGACGGCGGTGGAGGGTAATTTTCGCCGTGGCGACATGGTGCTGTGCGTCGATGGTGACGGTGAGCCGATCGCCAAGGGGCTGGCCAATTACGATGCTCAGGACACCAGCAGAATACTGGGGGTGCCGACCCATGACATCGTGGCGCATCTGGGCTATATCGAGGCGCCCGAACTGATTCATCGTGACAACATGGTGATTCTCCACGACCCCTGA
- the rpsT gene encoding 30S ribosomal protein S20, producing MANTRQARKRAVQSERRRQKNASQRSMVRTHIKRVLKAINTGDHSAAMAEFRVAQRVIDRIADKHAYDKNRAARTKSRLNARIKALAA from the coding sequence ATGGCCAATACCCGTCAGGCTCGCAAGCGCGCCGTCCAGTCCGAGCGCCGCCGCCAGAAAAATGCCAGCCAGCGTTCCATGGTGCGCACGCACATCAAGCGTGTTCTCAAGGCAATCAACACCGGCGACCACAGTGCTGCCATGGCCGAGTTCCGCGTGGCTCAGCGCGTCATCGACCGTATTGCTGACAAGCATGCCTACGACAAGAACCGTGCCGCTCGTACCAAGAGCCGTCTGAACGCGCGTATCAAGGCACTGGCTGCCTGA
- the murJ gene encoding murein biosynthesis integral membrane protein MurJ gives MVVGVMTMLSRVLGLARDVVVATLFGAGSGADAFFIAFRIPNFLRRLFAEGAFNQAFVPVLSEYASQRERKEVRELLDATAGTLAVILLGITVLAVLCSPWLVWVFAPGFHDDGHGKLALTAEMLRLTFPYLLLISLTAFSGSVLNSYGRFAVPAFTPVLLNLSMIGAALWLAPLLDVPVMALAWGVLIAGIAQLLFQIPFLMRLGLLPRLKPNFRHTGVRRILRLMGPAMFGVSVSQINLLLDTVLASVLVGGSVSWLYYSDRLVELPLGVFGIAIGTVILPALSRRHASDDPTHFARMIDWGIRAVLLIGLPAALALIVLAEPLLITLFHYGAMTDHDIVMSSRSLRAYALGLVAFMLIKVLAPGYYARQDTKTPVKIGIIAMIANMAFNLILMWPLAHAGLALATALSAWLNAMLLGRGLLRRDVLHFQPGWGRFALQLLVGCALLAGGLWWFTPDWQQWLSWGIEQRLAVLMGLIFAAMAVYFAWLGIAGVRLRHFKLRG, from the coding sequence ATGGTGGTGGGCGTCATGACCATGCTGTCACGGGTGCTGGGATTGGCGCGCGATGTGGTGGTAGCGACGCTTTTTGGCGCCGGCAGCGGTGCCGATGCCTTTTTCATTGCGTTCAGGATTCCCAACTTTCTGCGCCGTCTGTTTGCAGAAGGGGCTTTTAACCAGGCCTTCGTACCAGTGCTGTCGGAATATGCCTCCCAGCGTGAGCGCAAGGAAGTACGCGAACTGCTGGATGCCACCGCTGGAACGCTGGCAGTGATCCTGCTGGGCATTACGGTGCTGGCCGTACTCTGCTCGCCCTGGCTGGTCTGGGTTTTCGCACCCGGGTTCCATGATGATGGTCATGGCAAACTGGCGCTGACCGCAGAGATGCTGCGCCTGACCTTTCCCTATCTGCTGCTGATCTCGCTGACGGCCTTCTCGGGTAGCGTGCTCAACAGCTACGGTCGCTTTGCCGTGCCGGCCTTTACGCCGGTGCTTTTGAATCTGTCGATGATCGGGGCGGCGCTGTGGCTGGCGCCGCTGCTGGATGTCCCAGTCATGGCACTGGCCTGGGGGGTATTGATTGCAGGTATCGCCCAGCTGCTTTTTCAGATCCCGTTTTTGATGCGGCTGGGGCTTTTGCCGCGATTGAAGCCCAACTTTCGCCATACCGGCGTGCGCCGCATCCTGCGTCTGATGGGACCGGCCATGTTTGGTGTGTCGGTCTCCCAGATCAACCTGCTGCTGGATACCGTGCTGGCGTCGGTATTGGTAGGCGGCAGTGTCTCCTGGCTTTACTACTCTGATCGCCTGGTCGAACTGCCGCTGGGTGTCTTTGGTATCGCCATCGGTACCGTGATTCTGCCCGCCCTGTCGCGGCGGCATGCCAGCGATGACCCGACGCATTTTGCCCGCATGATCGACTGGGGCATTCGTGCCGTGCTGCTGATCGGGCTCCCGGCAGCGCTGGCGCTGATCGTGCTGGCCGAGCCGCTGCTGATCACGCTATTTCACTATGGCGCAATGACTGATCACGATATCGTGATGTCCTCGCGCAGTCTGCGGGCCTACGCGCTGGGGCTTGTCGCCTTCATGCTGATCAAGGTGCTGGCGCCCGGCTATTACGCGCGTCAGGATACCAAAACGCCGGTCAAGATCGGCATCATTGCGATGATTGCCAACATGGCCTTCAACCTGATCCTGATGTGGCCACTGGCGCATGCGGGACTGGCGTTGGCCACGGCATTGTCGGCCTGGCTCAACGCCATGCTGCTGGGGCGTGGCCTCCTGCGGCGCGATGTGCTGCATTTTCAGCCCGGCTGGGGACGCTTTGCGCTGCAGCTTCTGGTCGGCTGTGCACTGCTGGCCGGTGGGCTCTGGTGGTTTACACCCGATTGGCAACAGTGGCTGTCATGGGGCATCGAGCAGCGTCTTGCGGTATTGATGGGGCTGATTTTCGCGGCCATGGCGGTTTACTTTGCCTGGCTTGGAATTGCCGGTGTGCGCCTTCGTCATTTCAAACTGCGTGGCTGA
- the ribF gene encoding bifunctional riboflavin kinase/FAD synthetase: MELIRGLHNLRPRHRGSVVTIGNFDGVHLGHRAILDQLKTHARAHDLPAVVVVFEPQPREYFSGDQAPPRLTRLSDKVRLLGQHGADRVLCLPFNRRLRELSAREFVDRVLIQGLGIRHLVVGDDFRFGCDRAGDFDLLRTLGKQAGFSVEHTRTFQIGGERVSSTRVRTLLASGNFEQAEQLLGRPFSLEGRVVKDRQLGRTIGVPTANLPMLPGPLVLRGVMAAVTRLEDGREVPGVLNIGWRPTVGTHRPVLEVHLFDFDEPLYGQRLIVMPCARLRGEETFASIDELKLRIHLDIDQARDYFKQHAFRQHASDVSGATLDAEGVDASLPSCRYPMASAPLAAERSKHEQ, translated from the coding sequence ATGGAACTGATCAGAGGGTTACATAATCTACGCCCCCGGCACCGGGGCAGTGTTGTCACCATCGGCAATTTCGATGGGGTCCATCTTGGTCATCGGGCCATTCTGGATCAGTTGAAGACACATGCCCGGGCGCATGATCTGCCGGCCGTGGTCGTGGTGTTCGAGCCACAGCCGCGGGAGTATTTCTCCGGTGATCAGGCGCCGCCTAGACTCACCCGGCTGAGCGACAAGGTTCGCCTGCTGGGTCAGCATGGCGCTGATCGGGTGCTGTGCCTGCCCTTTAATCGTCGGCTGCGCGAACTGTCCGCGCGTGAGTTTGTCGACCGCGTCCTGATTCAGGGGCTGGGCATTCGCCATCTGGTGGTGGGGGACGATTTTCGCTTTGGCTGCGACCGTGCCGGTGACTTTGATCTGCTCAGGACACTTGGCAAGCAGGCCGGCTTTTCGGTCGAACACACGCGCACCTTTCAGATCGGCGGTGAGCGAGTATCCAGTACACGCGTGCGGACCCTACTGGCGTCGGGCAACTTCGAACAGGCCGAGCAGCTTCTGGGGCGCCCCTTTAGCCTAGAAGGCCGTGTGGTGAAGGATCGTCAGCTTGGGCGTACCATTGGTGTTCCTACGGCCAACCTGCCCATGCTGCCGGGGCCGCTGGTATTACGCGGCGTCATGGCTGCAGTGACCCGGCTTGAAGATGGTCGTGAGGTGCCAGGTGTGCTCAACATCGGCTGGCGACCCACGGTCGGAACGCATCGGCCGGTTCTTGAAGTGCACCTTTTTGATTTTGATGAACCCCTGTATGGACAGCGTTTGATCGTCATGCCGTGCGCGAGACTGCGTGGGGAAGAGACCTTCGCGTCCATCGATGAACTCAAGCTCCGTATTCATCTCGATATTGATCAGGCGCGCGACTATTTCAAGCAACACGCTTTCCGGCAGCACGCTTCTGACGTTTCGGGCGCTACGCTCGACGCAGAAGGGGTGGATGCATCATTGCCTTCCTGTCGCTACCCCATGGCCTCGGCGCCACTGGCGGCGGAACGCAGCAAACATGAACAGTGA